One uncultured Caproiciproducens sp. DNA segment encodes these proteins:
- a CDS encoding DUF4355 domain-containing protein gives MRKKRNALLMLTRRYAGGGTAEPATEPEKQEPGEEAKAQEPAKQEPAKEPTKEPAAAITTEQLESARQQAIEDYKKHLEEAKDFEKMTAEEKVVYLQKQMSDEKLAGYTTKQLSAAGLPVEFVPFVKGSDEKDTDERIKTLKAAYDKGVQVGVDQRFKANGYVPKGTAAGELGDEGKKRPRGVSVK, from the coding sequence ATGAGAAAAAAGAGAAATGCCCTTTTGATGTTGACCCGCAGATATGCTGGTGGTGGTACGGCAGAACCGGCCACTGAACCGGAAAAGCAAGAACCGGGTGAAGAGGCCAAAGCCCAAGAGCCAGCAAAACAGGAACCGGCCAAGGAGCCTACAAAAGAGCCGGCTGCCGCAATCACTACAGAGCAGCTTGAATCGGCGAGACAGCAGGCAATTGAAGATTACAAAAAGCACTTGGAGGAAGCCAAGGATTTTGAAAAAATGACTGCCGAAGAAAAAGTAGTTTACCTCCAAAAGCAGATGTCCGATGAAAAGCTGGCCGGTTACACCACAAAGCAGCTTTCCGCAGCCGGACTGCCGGTGGAGTTTGTTCCATTTGTCAAGGGCAGCGATGAGAAGGACACGGATGAAAGAATCAAAACGCTCAAGGCCGCTTATGACAAAGGTGTTCAGGTCGGTGTTGACCAGCGATTTAAGGCTAACGGCTATGTCCCCAAAGGCACAGCAGCCGGTGAGCTGGGCGACGAAGGCAAGAAACGCCCCCGTGGCGTTTCTGTAAAATAA